aggtgtcctttataacatattaaaatttgagaattttctgaactcgtTTGATTATGTTTCTAGAATTAATTCTGTAGACGCGTGAGTGGACCAATTTCTGTCGGTTAAGGCTGGTTGTGGTTTTGTGGTTGTTTTCAGTGTTTTGCTTGCTGAAAATTGTATGTTTTGTGATGTGGTTGACTTGTGGGGCATGCTGAGAACTTATGTGTGATACTATGTGGTTGATTGCTCTATGTTggttgtttattattattgcaagAGATGGCTTTTGGGCctttaaatggaaagaaaatttaggtgttgGGTTTGGACACCAAATCTCATTTCCTCAATAAAACAGCAAGGTTTTAAATTAGGCGCATGCAAAGTTTGACAGATTAATTTTAAGTACATGAGcacttatgaatttatttctaaaagttttgaacaaaaaaaaggagtCACTAAAGATTGTTTCCAAAAAGGGGTGGTTGGAGAAGAAAATaggtttggatgccaaattttatgtgctcaataaaacgAGGGGGTTTTATACTAGATGTGTGCAAAGTTTGGCgggttaatttcaaatacgtAACCTcatacgaatttatttcggaaagctttgaaaagaaaaagggaattgCAAGGTTTATTGTTTTAAAAGGACTTATGGTATTTTGGGCTAATTGACGAAAGATAAGAAATGGTTTGATTGATGGTGTGCTCGTGTGATCACCTAAATGCCTTGATGCGTATGAATATGCGGGacgatgcctgattaagttcggatgctccacgtcaacggatgccggtcgcaatGGAGGTCGGGCCGATGCTCCTGTGTGGAATGCCATCCTGATGCGTATGAATATGCAGGATGATGCCGTGCTCGATGGAGCGGAACGACGCCTAgttatgccggatgaccgcCAACttttgagttggccgtggccatTGGGTCGTAATAACTAGAACACGCCTACGTGGTTGTGATAgttgcgcctgattatgggacaaaattgtgtggcacaatatgggacgtgtcataacggtttggccttataatcaggacccatgtgattgaaatgatgtgttccGATTATTGAACTGCACTTGTTGCATTGATAATAGCATATGTGATGAGCTAACGTGTAGAGATGtgctaaggcgaggtaagtttgtTTGTGACACCTATTTAAGCTGCCTCAGGGTGAATTTGTGTCCTAATCGGGGCTTAGGGTTTTGACTCGCTAAGATTTTATCTCATCCCGTCTTGGGCTAACCTTTTTCAGGACCGTGGCGTGGAGATTTGCTAAGTGCGGATGTGGTGGGCACAAGATGTGACACCTTTTGGCTAGCTCTATCGCTAGTGAAGTTTAGGTTGCCCTAATCCCTGAAGGTTTTCGAGAGGGTCGGTTGGAAGTTGCCACTGTAAGGACTTGTAAATCATTAAACTTCCTAGGAACAACAATGGATAAATAAGTTGTGgtttttatgggaaaatcatGATTGTGTTTTAGTATCCCtatgtttttttgttgaatGGGTGTTGTTtttaattcacttccgcatgtgcttaattgaaagataaaaagaatgggtcggcaacacgtcttgggatgtcgcatttttaatcAATCGCCGATGGATGTGTGCGTACCCGGGGTTCAGAGCGTGACAGCCATTTCAATACAttatctcttttatttcaaaaatgttttgcaagcagctttGATCAAGTTTGTTCCTAAACTATTACATGCAATGGGTGATCATACGGATACACAAGCAATAATGTAACCCTAGATAatctaaataatatataaattgcTTGAGTCGACAGAAAATTTTTGATGTGCTAAGCAAATCAAAAGCAAAGCTCCATTATGTCGAATACAATTAGTATTCTGCAAAATGTTAACTAAAGACCAAACAATGCATGGATGATCCagacatgatttctaaatgcaaTGTTAACTATTTCTGTTTGTGCTTTTCCTGTTTTAAAACATGAATTAAGTTAAATACTCTGACTAGATAAATTCTAGTCTAACGTGCATTGATGAATCGACACGAAATCTAAGTGACATGTATGCCCTGTTTTAATTTAAAGGCAATGCAGCCTATATGCAATTctatgcaaaaataaaaatgattaaatggGGTGACCAAATTTTAGGTGCCAACAGCCTTTTCACTTTGAAGAGGAGCTCTTAAAGGTttcattcaaaaataaatttcaaaagtgAATATTATTATATAAGTGGAATCTTGACAAAGAGCACAGTGGATACAGCACCAGTGCACGAGGCAATCGTCGCAAACATCTTGCAACGAGTGCAAACCCCTCAATTATGTCCGGTAACCGCACGTATACGCACGCGACGCCCACTTGGACAAGCAAGCAGAATATGAGCCCGCCCATGAAACAAGCTGCAGATGTATTGTCGTCACACGCTTACGTACAAGTTAGGCTCGAGGAACATTTTAATCAACTATGCAGGCACGACTGATCATGATTATGTAGAGAAGAACTGATAAATATGGTCATGGCGTGTTTGAAACTTTAATTTGCACTTACAAGTGGCTCCTCTGTCTATGATTTCTGCGTTCTGGCCGAAGGTGATGCAGGGACAGCAACAAGGGATGATGCCTTCGTAAATGATCATAGAAATCAATCAGTTCATAGGGTGAACTTTTGGATGTTAAATAAATGGATGGATCGCGTATGTCGCATGTTAGAACTAGAGAGTTACATCAGGATGATGATATATCAGTACTTGGTTCATCATTATTTTGAAAGTGGGCAACGTAAACGAAGGCGGAGGGCACTCACAGTTGCGGGGATCATCGAAGCAATTGCAGAGACCCGTTGTCCACTGCCTTAAGGACTGCCCCCGCTAGAGGGTATGGAGCCGTCGGCATCGGCATTGGCATCATCGGTGGCGGAGGGGATTTTTGGTCATTGCCACTCACGTTATTCGGGCTCATCTTCGGGTCTCAAATCTGTCTGTGCCTGAAAACAGAGAAGACGATCGAGAAGAGATAGAAGAAGAGAGGCAGTCCTATGTTCGCCATCTTGACTTTTCCGGTCGTTTTATAAGCAAAGAGCTAGTTTAGCTCCTCGGAATTCCCCATGACGGATGAAGGAAATGCTAATAAATCAAGTCACATTGGTTTCTCCTCAATGGAAAATCTTCGAGGAATTGGTTTCTCCTCAAGGAAAGTCTTCCAGGAACAGCTAGATATGGTGGCTATCTCGTCAGCAGGTGCGTGTACGTATGTGtgtgagagagaaggagagagctGGGCTACAGTCTATGATTGGCcgttttaaaaattcaatgataTTTCGCCTCAATATTACAAGATTTGAATAAATGCCCGGTGTTATTGTCGTTTTCGTATTGAGAAGTAGGCTTATTTAACCAAATTTCAGTGAATTTGGTGACCAGGTGGTAATTTAATGAGAGAAAAGTTGATGAGTCACATTAATTTAGATACCAACTTTTCTTATCTCTTACTAACGTTACTTTACCTTCTTAATTACTTCTTAAATTTACCCACTTTTATTTGAGTGATTAttgactctcttttttattattagattATACAACTAGTTATAGGTTTGATTTAGTTACCAatcattcatttgatttttttttttatcaacaagCTTTCAAGTTGGGTTACTTAAACGAGACTAAAGTCAGTAATTCActaaataaaagttgataattatACACGATTGTTAGTAAATTTAAAGTATTGATAAGAAAATAAccaaaagttgataaataataaagaagttAGTTTTTGTCAGAGATAAAACAAGTTGGTaatctaagaaaaaaatgaacattgGTGACTAAGttaaataagagttggtaacaAAAAATTAGGGAGTTAAATGATCGTAGAAAAATGTCGGTAAGGgagggaatagaaaaatgggTAACTGAAATAACATTGGGAAATCTAAAACTGGCCGTAATTTCTAATGGACTTGCGCATTTTCTGCCCCTATTTTAATGTAAACGTCCTTTATTGCCTTGAATTGGCCACATTATTCTGGTCTTATTTTAGCATGCTTTTGgaacttaaatattttcaattaagatTCTAcctataaaaaacaaaaacaaaaaaagactAATTTCATCTACGTGGCAAGCTCTTGATTTAAGATttgttttaccttttttttcttctacttgtttggctttttgtttttggtttttctttcattcGGAGCAAAACCGGTGTCCCTCTTttcccagagagagagagagagagagagagagagagagagagagagggaagagagagagttagCAGATAGCCAATATTATTGTGTTAATGAGTTGTACAAAACGGATAAGTACTctagaaattttctttcttgtaacaaaagtgcaattgaattgtaggacttgtcaaattggtgcaatcaagttctTATCTTAACTACATTCAACTTGACTTATGAAAAATGATGATGTagcctttttatttattttttctctcctaCATGGTTTTGATGTCACTAACTTATGAACCATGAGACTAAATAATATTGTTTTGGTCCAAATCTTACTTTTAACccaaaattttgttaaattggattaaaaaacaaaaggctaatttttttcaaaaaagaacacaaaaagaggaaaaataaataaatggcaaGGGCCTATAGGCCCTTAGTCCTTACTACTGCGGCCCTCGCCATTGCCACATGTGGCAATAGTAGGCGACGCTCGGCAACCCTTGGTGACCATAGGCAAGGCCCAACAGCCTcacccattttttttctttgtttgtgttctcctttttctttcaaacttAGCCTTATTGTTTTTTCAGTCTAATTCAACTAAAATTTgggtaaaaaagaagaagatttgaacaaaaacgacgtcgttttagtATTATGTTCCATGTCATAGTGGTGTCAATGCCGTGTAGGAGAgaggaaatgataaaaatagcCACATCAACATGTTTAGTTGGCCAAGTTAGATTGAGTCAACGAAATGatttgatatatcaatttgacaagtttaggaattgattggaatttttAAAAGCTTTAGGACTCATATATACTTTCGTGACAATTTTAGGACTTCAAGCATACTTATCCCAAAACTTATATGAAAGCCTATTTAAGTCTTAAAACCAACAAGTTTTAGTACTTATAATACTTTTATTGCTAGGATTTTTAAGGGGTAAGTGAGCTAGAAATCCTTTTGAGGGATAAGTGTACCCGAAGTATTAAAACTGATCATCAAAGTGAGTTTGACTCCTAAACTTTCTAAATGTGCAACCAAATcctaaaaaatgtcaaattggtgcaatcaaCTACTTCCGTTAACTCCGTCCAACTTaactaatggaaaatgttaacctgtttttttttttttttttttaaatataattttctctcttctacgTAGGGTTGATGTCATTAaaacatcaaaatccaaatcATATCTCTTTAACCTAAATTTTAGTTaacttgaattaaaaaataaaaaagaataaattaaaagaaatgattaatTTAACGGGTTGGTAAAACTCAATAGAAAGTTGGTAAGTTAAAGGAAAAACATATAAACGCAATAAGCAACTCGAATGAGATCTAGTACACCAAAACTAGTTGGTAACCTAGAGGAAAAAACTAGTAAGTCACACAAATAAAGGTCAGTATGCTTATATAAGAGTTGAAAAATTTAAAGCATTTGTAAGagagacaaataaaaattggtaaatgATAACAAAAGTTGGTAAACTGAAAACTAAATGAAAGTTGATAAGTTACTCTAACGAGAATTGGTTATTCAAGAACTAGTTGCTAACTTAATCGGAAAAATTTGGTAagtcatttaaataaatattgataaattcATAAGCAAGTTGGTAATTTAAGGCATTGGTAAGAAAGAcacataaaaattaatgataGATTAAAAAAGTTGACAATTTTTGAAACCCGAAAAGATTTAGTAATATTATAAAATTGCCAATATATTACCATCAAATTACTAGAAAACCAAGTCTCcggtaattttttctttattaacgGGCTTTTAACATTAACCAACTCTTTAGAAAGGCAAAGAAAGAGAGCTAGATACCTGgagtaccaaaacttggcatgaggggatatttaagtgctaaaagttaggaaaataacacttaagtatcaaaatcagagcaaaatgaaTCAGTTAAGTGTCAACAGTAAAAAAATCTTGCTAAAATACTAATGTGACAATTTTCTGacaaacaaatgcaaaatgacatcgttttgcatgctgacatgGCTAAACAACGTAGCTAAACAAGTACAAAGACAACGTCGTTTTGCTGACGTGgttagataattaatataaatattaattaaattaaatttaaaactaatttaatttattttaattattaaaaaaacaaaaacaaaaaggaggaagaagatgaagattgtaGGTtgccgagggctgagccctcgtcGCTACCTTCCCACCATTGTTGAGAAGGGTCGGTGACAATGAGGGGGAGGGTCCACCCTAGGCCAACCGGTGGTGAGGACCTACAaacccttgcccagatttggggcAAGGATCGTGGCCCTCCCCTTGATCTAGCGAGGTTGTTGGGgagagggtcacggccctcccGGATTCAATGAGGTCGTAGGCCCTCTCCGTCGGTTAGCCGGGGTCACCAAGCCCTAGGGAGGCTAGGGAGGCCGAACAACGATGgagaggcggcggcgagggcccagCCCTCGCCTTTGCCCTCTTCCtcctttaaatatatatatatatatatatatattaatctaaaaaatatttatgttaaaatttaaaaaaggacaaaatgatattgttttgGTTCTTCATTGCTGACTTAGTTCTTTGGCGTGTTATATAGGCGAGttatattattggaaaattACCACGTCAGATTTCCAGCCACATTCGCCAAACTTGGCACTCaattgttccattttttttttaaagtggcattatcactttcgtaacttttggcacttaaatatcccCATGCCTAGCTTTGGCATTCCAGATTTTATTTTGTTGGCAAAAAAATATCCTTTAGTTTGGAACAAAAGAGTAGTGTGACGGGGAAAGTATTGGTTACACTTGAATAGTTGGCACAATAAATATTCTCACACGCATGTCCCTCTTCAAAATAACACAACAGGTTCCAATGTTCAATCCAACAAATCGGAACAACAAGGGTCATACAACTAAAATTGCGAACAAGCGGAccatgaaaaaaattactagaGACAATCAATCATGGTTTTgggaaaaaataggaaaagcaaATAAACTACTCGACTCTTTCGACTTATGATCGACTATTGTAAGCTCCCGCGAAGCTCACATTTACGCCGAATAGCACACGGACAGTTTGTGTGGATCGGATAGacttcgaaaagaaaagttaacgACCCATGCCCTGTGTCATCGGCGGCATCGTTGCGGCACCTTGGTTCATCTTCTGGACATTGGCCACCCAACCTTTATCGCATCATGAATCACGAGGAGGAAAAGCTTAAATCAATACATTGATCATCTACATTAGCTAAGATAGAAAAGGTTGAACATAACTTCAGTTTGTTGCGGGAAgctcaaaagagaaagaaattgaCCATCTTCAACCAGAATAGATCTCATGCGGTGTTGATTTTTACGTGCAAAGACCGCTTATAACGATTCGCCACTAAAACGACGGAAAATGAGATCAACTCATACTTAGTACGTCGTTCAGCATTGTGAGACGCGTAGCAGTAACAAATAATACATgtttttcgccaaaaattagCTTGGTCAAGCAAATATGGTAAGTAAAAGAACACACAGGCAACCGCAGTttgatttcaaaagaatttttaCCAATGGAAGGTTCGAATCCGCGGTTTTTGAGCTCCCTATATTCTTGGCAAAGAGCATAGTAGATGCAACACGAGTGCACCAGGCAATTGGCGCGCGGATCTTCTTGCAGCGAGTGTAAAACCCTCAATTTTGTTCGGTAACTGCACGTATATAGGCACACGACGCCCGCGTGGGCGAGCAAGTCGTATACTAGCCCGCCCGCAACACAAGCTGCAGATATATTGTCATCACACACATAAGTTCTCATTAAGCTTGAGGAACATTTTAATCAACTATGTTGGCAAGACTGATCATAATCATGTAGAGAAGAACTAATAGATATGGTGTGTTTAAAACTTAAATTTGCACTTACAAGTGGCTCCTCTGTCTATGATTTCCGCATTCTGGCCGAAGGTGATGCAAGGACAGCAGCAAGTGATGAAGCCTTTGTAAACGCATATAGAAATTAATTAGTTCATAAGGTGAACTTTAAGAAGTTAAATAAATGGATGGATTGCTTATGTCGCATATTAGAACTAGAAAGTTTCATCAGAATGATGATATACTTCTACTTGGTTcatcataattttgaaattagacAACATATGTGAAGGCGGAAAGCACTCACAGTTGGAGGGATCTTCGAAGCAACTGTAGAGATCCGTCGTCCACTGCGCGGGACTACCCCCGCTGGAGGATATGGAGCCATTGGCATCTGCATTTGCATCATTGGTGGCGGAGGCAATTTTTGGTCACTGCCGCCCGCATTATTCGGGCACACCTTCGGGTCTCAAAACTGTCTCTGCCTAAAAAAGAGAACAACGATCGagaagagagagcagaggagacAGAACCCTACACACACCATTGTGGCTCTCTTCAGTCGTTAGATATAAGCGAAGACCTGGTTTAACTCGTCATAATTCTCCTGATAAACCTGGAAATACATGTAAATTATCTACCAC
The nucleotide sequence above comes from Eucalyptus grandis isolate ANBG69807.140 chromosome 2, ASM1654582v1, whole genome shotgun sequence. Encoded proteins:
- the LOC120290466 gene encoding cell number regulator 1-like, with protein sequence MQMRKDPDDERSKSRKDELSGEKGSVRTVDANGSISSSGGSPAQWTTDLYSCFEDPSNCFITCCCPCITFGQNAEIIDRGATSCVAGGLVYDLLAHAGVVCLYTCSYRTKLRVLHSLQEDPRANCLVHSCCIYYALCQEYRELKNRGFEPSIGWVANVQKMNQGAATMPPMTQGMGR